The following are from one region of the Arachis duranensis cultivar V14167 chromosome 10, aradu.V14167.gnm2.J7QH, whole genome shotgun sequence genome:
- the LOC107470337 gene encoding uncharacterized protein LOC107470337 has product MRRDQRSPKQDPILSSQYVVCEGRYNCRFEALDRTLRNLMSVTDQHKTHQPFGGKIVVLRGDFRQKISVILKGSRHDILASAINSSHLWSFCKVLKMHTNMRLLMSSSDQDEGEMKIFANWILDVGNGNIGSVVGDELKVKIPDDLLITTTDDPLSHLVDFAYPNLLQNMSDYRYFQSRAILAPTLKSVEKVNDFVLTIFPGMEKEYLNSDTTCQADENEDVKQEWFTPEFLNDIKCSGLLNHKLTLKPGVAVMLLRNIDQTSCLCNGIRLIVNKLGSNVIRAAVVTGRNIGDKVYIPRMNLIPSDSGLPFKFQWRQFSLTVCFAMTINMSHGQSLSHVRLYLPKSVFTHEQLYVALSRVKSRSGLRVLILNEDSNPKSSTTNVVYN; this is encoded by the exons ATGAGGAGAGACCAGAGAAGTCCAAAACAGGATCCAATTTTGAGTTCTCAATATGTTGTATGCGAGGGAAGGTACAACTGCCGTTTTGAAGCACTTGATCGGACGCTCAGGAATCTTATGTCAGTTACCGATCAACATAAGACACATCAACCATTTGGTGGTAAGATTGTTGTTCTAAGAGGTGATTTCAGACAGAAAATTTCGGTGATTCTGAAAGGAAGTAGACACGATATATTAGCATCCGCTATTAACTCATCCCATCTGTGGTCATTTTGTAAGGTTCTGAAAATGCATACGAATATGAGGCTTCTAATGTCTTCTTCGGATCAAGATGAAGGTGAAATGAAGATATTTGCTAATTGGATACTTGATGTTGGAAATGGAAATATTGGCTCTGTTGTTGGTGAtgaattaaaagttaaaattccAGATGATCTATTGATTACAACTACTGATGATCCTCTCTCTCATTTGGTAGACTTTGCATATCCAAATTTGTTGCAAAACATGTCAGATTACAGGTATTTTCAGAGTAGAGCAATTCTTGCACCCACACTTAAGAGTGTCGAGAAGGTAAACGATTTTGTCTTGACAATCTTTCCAGGGATGGAAAAGGAGTATTTGAACTCTgacacaacatgtcaagctgatGAGAATGAAGATGTAAAACAAGAGTGGTTCACACCAGAGTTTCTAAATGACATCAAATGTTCGGGACTACTCAATCACAAGTTGACTTTGAAGCCAGGAGTCGCTGTAATGCTACTGCGAAACATAGACCAGACTTCATGTTTATGTAACGGGATAAGATTAATAGTTAACAAACTTGGCAGCAACGTAATTAGAGCGGCGGTAGTGACCGGTAGAAATATTGGAGATAAAGTGTACATTccaagaatgaacttgatcccttCAGATTCAGGATTGCCATTTAAGTTCCAATGGAGACAATTTTCATTAACAGTATGCTTTGCAATGACCATTAACATGAGTCATGGTCAATCATTATCACATGTACGGCTTTATTTGCCAAAATCAGTGTTCACCCATGAACAACTTTATGTTGCTTTATCAAGAGTTAAGAGTCGCAGTGGCCTCAGGGTTTTAATTCTAAATGAAGACAGCAATCCaaagtcatcaacaacaaatgtcgt atataactaa